The nucleotide window AAGACGCAGCCATCTCCAGACTTAACAAAACAGCAGTAAGTGATAAAACACCGATCAGGATAATGTTCCACATCGGTGTTTTTGTTCGCGGATGTACGTAGCTGAAGATACGCTTCGGCAAAAAGCCATCGCGGCTAATCGCGAACAAAAGACGAGATGCGCTCATATGAGAAGCTAGTCCTGAGGCAATTGTCGAGGTTAACGCGGCTGCGACGAACACAGATTGAAACAATGTCCCACCGATTTTATAAGCAATCTCAGCAGAAGCACCTTCTACATCGCTAAACATGGCAGCGCTTGGGAACAAAATTTGCGCAAAGAAAGAAACGGTAATAAATAATAAGCCCCCGGTTAAGGCGATAATTAAAATCCCTTTTGGAATCGTCTTTTTTGGTTCAATTGTTTCCTCAGACAGAGTGGTAACTGCGTCAAATCCTAGAAACGAAAAGCATAGAATGGAGGCGCCTGCGAACAGTACTCCTACCGAAACATTGTCTGTAAATGGCGCAGTTGACCATTGAGCATATGACTGCCCAGCGCTTAGCAGGATAAATAAAATAGCGGTAATGACCTGAAACAACACCAATACAGCACCAAAAGAAACCGTGAGCTGAACGCTGAAAATATTAAAAACAGTTAAAATAAGTACAAAGCCTACAATCCAAATCCACCCTGGTACATCGGGGAAAATTGCACTTAAATAAATAGCTGTTAAAAGAGCATTAATCATTGGTAGAAATAAATAGTCTAGTATAGCGGCCCAGCCCACTAAAAAGCCAACATTGCTATTAATGGATTGCTGGGCGTACGTGTAGGCAGAACCAGCCCCAGGAAACGCTTTTACCATATGGCCATAGCTAAGGGCGGTAAATAAAATGGCGATTAATGTTACTGTATAGGCAGCTGGAACATGTCCATCCGTCACCTCGGTTACAATACCAAACGTATCAAATACCGCCATCGGTGCCATATAACCAAGACCGATCGCGATAATATGCCATAGTTTTAATCTTCTTTCTAGTATATCTTTCAACTTTCTTTTCACTTCCCTTCATGATGATAGAAAAAGTATACGAGAAATTGAAGGAGAGGGAAAGAGTGTTTATGAAAAATAATGAATAGATATGAAAGGTTGTTTTTTAGATGGGAGAGAAGAACGGGCGATGTGTAGTTGCGGTTAGCGCTAAAGAGGTACACGTGCTGGATGCTTGTTAATCTGTTCCTAATACGGTAGAGCAGTTATAAGAATAACAGAAGGGGGACATATCCCCTTCTGTTATAGCGGTAATGAATTTGAATTGGTATGCTGCTCTGTTTGTGGTACGCGGATAAGTAATACAAATCCGATGATAAACAGCACGACTACGCTCAATACGCCGGCATTGGTACTGCCGGTCATCTGTGTGACAATGCCTGTTAGCAAAGGCCCCATTACAGCGGCGAAGCGCCCGAAGATATTGTAGAAGCCAAAAAATTCATTTGATTTTTCCTTTGGCACTAGCTTAGCGAAGTAGGAGCGGCTCAGCGCTTGAATACCGCCTTGTGATGTGCCGACAAGGAGCGCCAAAATCCAAAAATCAAGAGTTGTTGTGACGAAGTAAGCATAGATACATAATATCGTATACATTCCGATTGCTACATACAGCATCGTTTTACCTGGAAATCTCGCGGCGAGGCGACCGTATAGCCAAGCAAAAGGGAAGGCGACAATTTGGGTAATGAGTAGGATTAATAATAAATCAGTTGCACCAATGCCTAAGTCAGCTCCGTACGTAGACGCCATTTTAATAATCGTACTGACGCCATCGATATAGAAAAAATAGGCTAATAGAAACATAAATAAAACTTTATGCTGCTTGATATTGCGAAAGGTATCAAATAGACGCTTAAAACTGTTTTGAATGACATTCGGTTCTCTTTCGATATAGTAAACCTGTTTTACATTGCGAAGCATTGGGATGGTGAATACGACCCACCAAATAGCGGTGATGACAAAGGAGAGCTGACATGCTGCTGCAAATGATAATGGTAATGTACCATTTTGAGAGAGAAAAATAAGAGCCATAGATAGCAGAAATGGAATGGTACTGCCGATGTAGCCAAGCGCAAAACCGTTGGCTGAAATTTTATCCATTCGCTGCTCAGACGTTACGTCTACAAGATAGGCATCGTAAAACACATTAGCGCCAGAAAAGCCGATAGCGGTGAGTGTATAAATGCATAAAAGCCACATCCACTGATCGCTTGGTACGAGGGCAAGGGCAGCGGTGAATACAACACCTAAACCAAAGAAAAAGCTAAAAAACCGCTCCTTCAAGCCTTTATAGTCGGCAATTGTACCGAGGACAGGAGCCATTAGAGCAATTAAAAACGTTGCGAATGAGTTGGCGTACCCCCAGAAGGCAGTAGAGGTAGAAGCTTTCATTCCCGCACCCTCTGCGACCATTTTAAAATATAAAGGCAAAATCGTTGTCGTAATGGCTAAAGAGTAGGCGGAGTTGGCCCAATCGTAAAACATCCAGCTTTTTTCCTGTTTTGTTAGTTTCACTAGCATTCCCCTCCTTTAGTTTATTGTATAGCGATGTAGTTGTTTTTATCTGAATATTTATAAAAATAAAACATACTACTTATTTTACAGCATTTTTATATTATTTCAGAAAAAATGGAAGAAACTTAACGTATATTTTACTTAACGAAAATATCTTCTAAAGAATGTTTTTTCCTTGTATCTCGGTTATACTTATTGTAAAATGATTGAAAATTACAGCAAACAGACAGTGAAGAGGAGTAGTAAACGCAAGGCCCCTTTTTAGCAGAGAGAGAATTCGGCGGCTGAAAGATTCTCAAAAAGGATGCGTTGAACCAGCCTTGGAGTCCTGCACCGAAATAATAGTAGGCTGCAGCGGGATAAGACCGTTATCTGACTTGAGGGTATATAGTGATTTATATAAATCAGGGTGGTACCGCCGACACAAGCTCGGTCCCTATTGTGGGATGGGGCTTTTTTGTATCCCCAAAGGTCTAGATAAAATATTAAGGAGGTTTCAGAGGATGAAAGATCAAGTAAAAGAAATCACATCTATGGAAGAAGACTTTGCCCAGTGGTATACGGATATTGTGAAGAAGGCAGAGCTCGTTGATTATTCAAGTGTAAAGGGTTGTATGATTTTGCGTCCGTACGGGTACGCAATTTGGGAGAACATCCAGCGCGTCATGGATGAACGCTTAAAGGAAAAAGGACATGAAAATGTGTATATGCCAATGTTCATCCCAGAGAGCCTGCTGCAAAAGGAGAAGGACCATGTGGAAGGCTTTGCGCCTGAAGTAGCCTGGGTGACGCATGGCGGAGAAGAAAAGCTTGCGGAGCGTCTTTGTGTACGTCCAACATCGGAAACGTTATTTTGTGAGCATTTCTCTAAGATTGTGCAGTCCTATAATGATTTACCGAAATTGTACAATCAATGGTGTTCCGTCGTACGTTGGGAAAAGACAACACGTCCGTTTCTGCGTACAACAGAATTCTTGTGGCAGGAGGGTCATACTGTTCATGCGACGGCTGAAGAGTCACATGCGGAAACAATTGATATTTTAAATCTATATGCATGGTTTTGTGAGGAATATTTAGCGATTCCAGTTGTAAAAGGACAAAAAACAGAGAAAGAAAAGTTTGCCGGTGCTAAAGCTACATATACCATTGAAAGCTTGATGCACGATGGTAAAGCACTTCAAACAGCTACGTCTCATAACTTCGGAACCAACTTTACCGAAGCATTTGATATTAAATATTTAAACAAAAATGGCAGATGGGAGCATGCGCATCAAACCTCTTGGGGTATGACAACACGCACAATTGGTGCAATGATTATGGTGCACGGTGATAATAATGGCTTGGTGCTGCCACCAAAAATTGCACCTACACAGGTTATCATTATCCCGATTGCCCAGCATAAGGAAGGTGTGCTCGAAAAAGCGGCAGCGCTGCAGGAGCGTATTGCTAAGGTAGCACGCGTGAAAATGGACGCGGGCAGCAAATCGCCAGGCTGGAAGTTTAATGAGTATGAAATGAAGGGTGTTCCAATTCGTGTCGAAATCGGACCAAAAGACATCGAAAACAATCAAGCAGTCCTCGTTCGCCGCGATACGAAGCAAAAGGAAATTGTAACGCTAGATGCACTAGAGACGCGCATTACCGAGCTCCTTCACGACATTCATCAATCCATGTTTGCTCGTGCAAAGGCTGCGCGCGATGAAAAAACATACGTCGCTCATTCTATGGAAGACATGCAGAAGATCGCAGATGAAAAGCAAGGCTTTATCCAAGCAATGTGGTGCGGTGCATTAGCATGTGAAGAACGCTTAAAAGAAGAAGTCGGTGTAACATCAAGGTGTATTCCATTTGAGCAGGTTCAGCATACAACGTCTTGCGTATGCTGTGGTAAAGAAGCAAAGCACATGGTTTACTGGGGAAAAGCATACTAAGTAAAAATCGAGAAGAACGAGCCAGAACAGTTATTTCCCTGCGCATGGTCTTACAAAGCACGAGTGCATCATAAGTCCTAACCGCAACAATATACCGCCTGTTCTTCTCTCTCGCCTAAAAAGTCCAGGTTTTTATCTTTTCTTCACAAATATATTGTGAAAGACAATTTTTGTAATGTATAATATAGGCTATCATTAGTACGTGAAAAAGATAGAGAGATATGATAGGGGAGAACAAATTGGGGCGTATATTGGTCAACCCGCAGCGACTTGAGGATGCGAGCCGTACATTGCGGGATACAGCAAGAGACTTTCAACGAATCACGGAGATTTTAACACGTTCCATTCATCAGGCAACGTGGGAGAGCTCGCAAAAAGCACAAGTGGAACGTAAGTTAGCTGAGTGGCATCGTATATCCCGAATGCTAGTGCAAACCTTAGAAGAGCAGGGTGGCTTTTTACAGAAAAAGGCGATGGATTTTCGGCGTACAGATGAAGAAGTCGGTCGTTCTATCTCGTTCGGCAACATGGCAGCAAGCTTTGCTTCTACAATTGCATTTAGTAAATTGCAAAATGTGCAGGGCATTAAAGTAAGTAATCCGTCTTTATTCAGTTTAGAGAGCTCTAGTATCAAGGGATCACAAGACACTACCCTGCATGCTGTTAGCGGAGATTTGTTTGCAGCACATATCAGTCAAGCAAGCGGATATAACGAGGTAGGACAAGCTGTTACAGGAGAATCTCGTGCAGCGCTAGAATTTACTGATACGGCTGTCGGTGATATAGGCGCAGGTATTTCGATTAGTACAGGTTCATTGTTTGCAGGCATTGATTTTGGAGGCGAACAGGACCCAGAAGAAACAGCGCTTGTTAAAGAAAAGTTGCAGCAGTTTCTAAAGATCAGCTAACTTCAAAACGGAAACCTTGTCAGCGCATGGCACTGAGGAGTTTTCCTTTAACAGAGCCTAAAAAATAATATGCAATGTGTCGTATTCTGTAAAATAAGTTAGGCGTTCCTCTAAACATAGGATTGAAAATGATGTAAAATAAAAGAGAGACTAATAAGTCTCTCTTTTATTGTTTTGATGAATTCGCGTGTTTGCGTAAGAATTGTGAAGTATAATAAGAATTGCGAGTGTAAAAACAAAATATTACGTATTAAATACGTGACAAACCTTCGGAAAAAGTTCTTAATAGAGGAATATAATATATGTCTTATTGGAATGTGAAAGAAATGAAAAAAACGGCATATTCATATTAAAGAGATTATGTGCCTCACTGAAAAGAGTGTGTAATAAAAGGAGATTATTGCAATGAGTATAAAAAAAGGGATCGCGCTGACAAACGAAGAGTTCTTTTTTCTTGCGAGTCTGTTTAAATGCAATGCCTTAATTGGAGTGCCTGATCCTTTTATTGGATATTGGCTGGAAGAGATTGAGACAGAAATGAAGCGTGCCGCCAAGTCACTCGTTCATAAAGGATATATCGTATATAAAAACAATGACATAGATATCATGCCCGAGTTGTTAGAGTATGTAAAAATTTGTACCAAAACAAACATGACATTATGGATACAGTCAGAGCAAGAAGGACAAGAAGAGGAAAGTTATTTTTACTTAAATGCACGCAAGGTAATTGAAAGTCGAGTGTCAGAAAATGATGATCAACTTTCTTATTTATTACAGGAAAGAGGAAACCCAGCGCAAACGTGGCGAGAGATTGTACAAGCGATGCTGCCGGAAGAAAAACCGATTGTGTATGAAGGTATTATCACGTTGCCTTTAGATACGTTTACGGACCTATTAGAGGAGCGTCACTATTATAATTTACAGCAAATAGAAAAAACATTAAAAGCGAAGGGAGTACCTGCAAAAGTTGCAAAGGTGCTTGCGCACTCTATAAAAGAGTATAAATACCGAGGGAGAATTTCATCTTTTTATCATATGGAAAATGAATTTCGTATCAATAGTTTGTATGTATTGTGCACAGAACAAACGAACTGGGTTGCAAGACGTGTAGAGAGACAATTTGAAGAGCTTGTGGAGATTCGCTCAGTAAGTTTATCTCAATTTTTACAAGAGATGGATGATGTTATTACGCGTGCGAAAAAACCTGCTGCCCGTATGATGTAAAGACAGTAAACAATTGAAGGAATAAAGGACTTAGGTGATTATATATGGAACAAACATTACTGCCGATTGGTTCGGTTGTGTTGTTAAAGCAGGGAACAAAAAAGCTGATGATTTATGGCCGTAAGCAGGAGCTGGCGTCAGATCAAATAATATATGATTACGTTGGATGTTTATATCCGGAAGGGTACTTGAATCCTGACTATACGTATGTATTCAATCATGGAGATATTGCCGCAGTGATATTTATGGGATATAAGGATGAGGATGAAAAGATATACGTAACAAAAATGGAGCAGTTTGTTTAGGAGGGAAATAGGGTGGAGTATCGTATTCAAGCAACGCAGCAAACACCTGCCTATATTATTTACTTATTAGATGTGAGCGCCTCTATGAACCAGCTCATGGAAGCGAGTGGAGAACAAAAAAGAAGAATAGATGTTGTCACAGAGGCACTAGCTTCTGCCATTCGTCAAATGGTATTTCGGTCTACAAAGGGAAGTCGGATTGCACCGCGTTATCGCATTTCCATTTTGGCATACAGTGACCATGTATTCGATGTATTGGGCGGTATGAAAAGTATTGATGAAGTTGCACGTATGAGGCCTTTGGAGGGGATTCAGACGCAGCGCCTTACTGACACAGCAAAAGCCTTTTCTGTAGTAGAAAAGCTATTACAAGAGCAACTGCCCCATTTACAAGATTGTCCGGCTCCTCTTGTTTGTCACATGACGGACGGTGCTTCAACGGGAGAAGATCCGGAGCCGATTGCGAAGCGTATTATGAATATGCGTGTGCCGGACGGTCATGTACTACTTGAAAATATTTTCATTTCGGATGAAATGCTAGTAGAACCTATTGCACAGACGAAGAAGTGGAAAGGAATTATGAAGGAAACCGAGCTACAAGAGGAGTACGGCAAAAAATTAAAGCAAATGTCTTCTGTTATTCCTGAAAGTTATCGAGAAATGATGATAGAAACAGGTTACAGTATACAACCTGGAGCGTTGATGATGCTTCCTGGTACCAGCGCTGATTTGGTGTCGCTAGGTTTTCAAATGTCAGCTGCTACACCAGTCCGTTAAGGGGGATTACCATGAAAATTGTCAGTCTGCAAGAACAAGAAACGCCAATATGCCAAATAGAGAAGCATTCTTTCATGTGTCGTTATACGTATAGAAGAGCAAAGGAAACGCAGCTGGTCAATGATATTGGACAGGACTATTTTTCTTTGCTCATACAAGAAGGTACGCTCGTTTTTGCATTATGCGATGGTGTTAGTTTGTCATTTTGCGGAGACGTTGCTGCCCGTTACTTAGGGGATATATTGCTAGACTGGCTACAAGGTATGACGTGGGATAATGAAGATAAAATAAAACAATCACTCGTGACTTATTTAGAAAAAGCAACAGAAACGGGGACAAAGATTGTAAATATGCATCCATTGCCGCACTCAGTTGAAGGTATTTTGCGTGATGTGTTAGAAGAGAAGCGCTTACAAGGTAGCGAGGCGATGTATGTGTGCGGGAGAATTGATGTAAAAAACGGAAAAACCAAGGTGATGATCGCTTATCAAGGAGATTCGCGATTTCGTTTGTTTAAAGACACGACAGAACTTCATATCCCTCAAGAAACATTTCATACATCAGGAAGATGGTCATCTCGCACAGGCTGTGTAGGAGGAGATCCGCATATATGTATTTGGGAAGGTAACGTAATTAATAGAATAGTAGTTTACTCTGACGGATTAGCTAGATTAGACGATGTAGACGTCATTCCTTCAGATACACAGCTTGAATCTCTGATTCTGCAAAGTGAAGCAGCTCCTGTGAGTGATGATTTATGCTTGCTTGATATTTCTGTGTTGAAAGGAAGATTGTGATGGAATCTGTTATTGTTACATATCTTTCCGGACGCGGCGGGGAGATCGATATAGAACTGTTCAATGGAGCAAGTGCTGGGCAAGTTATTGAAGAATTATATGAATTAGATGGCATCCAGTACGAGTGGCGTAATGAAATGCATTATCTAGAATATTCAGTAGATGGAAAAGAGTGGAGCAGATTGTCTAAAAAAGAAGTTCTAGCCGCTGCCGGCGTTTGGGATGGTATGTATCTACGATTGCATGCAGGGCAAGGTGCGTTTACGCCAAAGCCGTTTTCACAAAAGCAACCAACGTCAACACCGAGAGTCTCTCCTGAACCGGAAGAGAAAAAAGAATATGTTTGGACTTTGCTGGAATAGGGGGAAGAGATATGCCTGAATCACCTTACTTTCAACGGGCGCCTCGTGTGAAATCAAAGCTGCCTGCAGGGAAAGTGGTCATTCATAGACCACCTAACAGACCCACCCCACCGCAGTTTTCATTTGAATCTATGGTCGTGCCGCTTATTTTTACTGTTGTGACGATTGTTATGTATTACTATATCTCTAAAAAAATGGGTCAAAATAGCACATATATGTTGTTTATGTTTGCTTCCAGTATTCCAATGGTGGGATCCTATGTAGTAACGATTATGTTGTATTTTCGGCAAAAGAAAAATTATCGTATGCAAACAGAAGCGTTGCAGCAAAAATACCTTGAACAAGTACAGCTTCATCGTGAAGAGTTAGAAGAAATTCGTGTGCATCAAGCGAGGTATTTACTTGAAAGAGATCCGAGTCCAGCAGTATGTATGGAACGTATTCAGGAAAGGCACAGCTCGTTATGGGAAAGAACACCGCAAGGAGAGGACTTTCTCAATCTCCGCATAGGGTTGGGCAAGAAACCGTTCCAAGTCGACATTACTGTCCCGGAGCAGGATGGATATGAAGTTGACCCATTGATTGCTGCGGCGCAAAAAGCGAAAGAAGACTACAGCCATATAGAGGATGTTCCAGTACTGCTGTCTTTGACAAAAAATAGAGTAGTAGGCCTTACGGGAAGTCGTGAAGAAGTACTGAATCTTGTTCGTACCTTAACCGTTCAAATGGTGACACATCATGCACCGAGTGAAATGAAACTGGTAGCATTGTATGACGAAGAGGAAAAGAAAGAATGGGAGTGGATGAGATGGTTTCCACACGTCTGGAATGAGCATAAAGATGTGCGTTTTCTCGCTTGTGGTCCCCGTATGATTGGGCAAATGCTAGAGCGGTTGTTTCCGATTCTAAATACGAGAAAAATAGCACACGCAGATTCCTATGATGCATCGGAGCATTCCCCTTTGTATGTCTTCTTTGTATCCCGTCTACAGCATATAGAAGAGGACGCTATTATGCCATTGTTACTTCAACATGAGCGAGCGGTGGGAGCTTGTACATTTCTATTGGCGGAACGCAAGGAAGAATTACCGATGGAGTGTGACTGGGTTGTTGAAGTGAAGCAAGGGCGTGCTCGTATTATTGAAACACATTCGTCTGAGGAGAAAGGGTTTAACCAACAGGCGTCCATGTGCAAAGTAGATGTAACGCCGCTTTCTCATTGTGGAAAAGCCGCAAGACGTATGGCACCTATGCGTATGCGCCAGTCTGCAGCAGGAGCAATCCCGCGTGTATGTACACTTTTTGATCTATATAACGTGTCGCGTGTAGAAGACTTGCAGATTGCAGAGCGCTGGCAAGAAAATCGTTATCCACAAACGTTGCCTGTCCCGATTGGTGTAAGGGAGGGCGGCAAGCCTGTTACTTTAAATATTCATGACAAAATAGAACGAAACGGTCATGGACCGCATGGCTTGATGGCAGGTACAACAGGATCGGGGAAAAGTGAGGTTATTCAATCTATTATTGCCTCACTGGCCATTACGTATCATCCGCATGAAGTAGCTTTTATGCTAATTGACTACAAAGGCGGCGGCATGTCAAATACATTTGCCGGTTTGCCACATGTGATTGGAACAATTACAAACTTAGAGGATCCAAATATTATTCAGCGTGCGCAAATTTCTTTGAATGCCGAGCTTGAGCGGAGACAAAAGCTTTTTGTGAAATCTGGTGTACAAGATATTGATGAATATTACAAGACAGAGTGGCGTGATAAAGACCCCCTTCCCCATCTTGTTATTGTCATTGATGAGTTTGCGCAGCTTAAAAAAGAAGAGCCTGAATTTATGAATGAGCTTGTCAGTATTGCGGCCATTGGTCGTACACTTGGTGTGCATCTTTTACTGGCAACGCAAAAACCAGCGGGTGTGGTTGACGAGAAAATTTGGACAAACTCCCGCTTCCGCATTTGCTTGCGTGTACAAGACGATGCAGATAGTCGTGAAATGCTCGATATGACAGATGCGTCTAAAATTACTGTGCCCGGCCGTGGTTATCTGATGGTCGGTAAGAAAGAAATTCTGGAGTTTTTTCAATCTGCTTGGAGCGGCGCACCGTACGACCCTGCGGAAGAGGAGTTTACAGAGGATATAGAATTAGCGCTTGTCAGCATAGATGGCACACGCGAAGTGAAAAAGCGCGTGAAAAAGACGAGTGAGAAAAAGCAAAAGCAGCTACAAGTTCTGATTCAGCATATTAAAAAGGTCGCACATGAGCAGGGCATCACGCCGTTGCCAGGACCGTGGACCGAGCCGCTTCCTGCGCAAATCCCGTTGCAGGACTTCTATCCTTCATGGAATGCGGAGCAATGGACAAGGGAGAAAAAGCTACTTGCGCCTGTAATTGGTCTTGTAGATGACGTTGAAAATCAAGTACAGTATACATTGCCGCTGCATTTGACGCAGGGACATCTACTTGTATACGGTATGCCAGGCAAAGGAAAAACAACATTTTTGCAGACGCTGATGACATCTCTTATCCTCACCCATACACCAGAAGAAGTGCATATGTATGCGATAGATTTCAGCCGACAACTGCGTGAGTACAGTGCGTTTCCGCATGTAGGCGGTGTTGTTCAGGATGATGAGAAGGAGAAGTTGGGACGACTTTTCCGCTTCTTGTTAAAAGAAGTTCATTTCAGAAAAGAAAAATTTGCCGCAGCTGGTGGTACATCTTTAGAGAGTTATATACGATTAACTGGAGAGTCGCTTCCTGCTATTGTAGTTTATATTGACGGTTATTTACAGTTCCGTACCATGTTTGAAACGGAAAATGAACAGCTGGGTCAATTATTGCGTGAAGGAGCCGGTTACGGTGTTTATTTTGTCATCACAACGAATCAAGGTTCTGACATGTACGATCGCTATCGAAATTTAATACCGCTAGCGGTTTCATTTGAGCTTGCGGATCCTTCTGAATATTACTATGCGGTTGGTCGTCCTGCTTTTGCGGGTACAAACCTGCCTCAAGGAAGAGGGTTTGTAAAGGGAAGCCTTCCGCCGTATATGTTCCAAGCTATTCTTCCATATATGGGAGAAGAAGTGGAGCATTTAAAGAAGCTGCGTTATCTAGCCAGACATATGCACGAAGTGTGGGACGGAAAAGAAGCAAAAGCAATTCCGGTGCTGCCGACATCCTTCACGCTACAAGACATAGAGCAACAGCGCGGTCAAATGACAGTCGGCTTAGAGGCTGAGGAGTTGGATATTCACTCGTTTGCACTAGAGGATGTGGGTCATGTTTTGGTAGGGGGGCGCATGGAAGGCGGGAAAACGTCTACCTTACAAACAATGATTCTTTCACTTGCGCAAGATCGTGCGCCGGACGAGTTGTATGTATATCTGATAGATCCAAATCCAAAGCCGAACGGCTTGTATGCTGTGTCCTCTTTACCGCATGTGCGGAAGTTTGCAAGTGATGAAGTACAAATGCAAGAGGTGTTTGAAGAGCTTGTAAAGCAAATGGATGAAGTGAAAACACAGCCTTTCATGCAAGAGAGTGGTTTGCAGCGTCCGTTAACGGTACTTGTTATTGATGATGGCGATAGCTTTGCGC belongs to Ectobacillus sp. JY-23 and includes:
- a CDS encoding DUF4176 domain-containing protein, whose protein sequence is MEQTLLPIGSVVLLKQGTKKLMIYGRKQELASDQIIYDYVGCLYPEGYLNPDYTYVFNHGDIAAVIFMGYKDEDEKIYVTKMEQFV
- a CDS encoding APC family permease, producing MKDILERRLKLWHIIAIGLGYMAPMAVFDTFGIVTEVTDGHVPAAYTVTLIAILFTALSYGHMVKAFPGAGSAYTYAQQSINSNVGFLVGWAAILDYLFLPMINALLTAIYLSAIFPDVPGWIWIVGFVLILTVFNIFSVQLTVSFGAVLVLFQVITAILFILLSAGQSYAQWSTAPFTDNVSVGVLFAGASILCFSFLGFDAVTTLSEETIEPKKTIPKGILIIALTGGLLFITVSFFAQILFPSAAMFSDVEGASAEIAYKIGGTLFQSVFVAAALTSTIASGLASHMSASRLLFAISRDGFLPKRIFSYVHPRTKTPMWNIILIGVLSLTAVLLSLEMAASLINFGALTAFSAVNISVIMHYYVKQKRRSAWDTVRFLIAPLLGSVFIFFLWTSLEATSLILGLSWSMIGALYLLYVRKMKKINIPTFHFE
- a CDS encoding MFS transporter, producing the protein MLVKLTKQEKSWMFYDWANSAYSLAITTTILPLYFKMVAEGAGMKASTSTAFWGYANSFATFLIALMAPVLGTIADYKGLKERFFSFFFGLGVVFTAALALVPSDQWMWLLCIYTLTAIGFSGANVFYDAYLVDVTSEQRMDKISANGFALGYIGSTIPFLLSMALIFLSQNGTLPLSFAAACQLSFVITAIWWVVFTIPMLRNVKQVYYIEREPNVIQNSFKRLFDTFRNIKQHKVLFMFLLAYFFYIDGVSTIIKMASTYGADLGIGATDLLLILLITQIVAFPFAWLYGRLAARFPGKTMLYVAIGMYTILCIYAYFVTTTLDFWILALLVGTSQGGIQALSRSYFAKLVPKEKSNEFFGFYNIFGRFAAVMGPLLTGIVTQMTGSTNAGVLSVVVLFIIGFVLLIRVPQTEQHTNSNSLPL
- the essC gene encoding type VII secretion protein EssC, which encodes MPESPYFQRAPRVKSKLPAGKVVIHRPPNRPTPPQFSFESMVVPLIFTVVTIVMYYYISKKMGQNSTYMLFMFASSIPMVGSYVVTIMLYFRQKKNYRMQTEALQQKYLEQVQLHREELEEIRVHQARYLLERDPSPAVCMERIQERHSSLWERTPQGEDFLNLRIGLGKKPFQVDITVPEQDGYEVDPLIAAAQKAKEDYSHIEDVPVLLSLTKNRVVGLTGSREEVLNLVRTLTVQMVTHHAPSEMKLVALYDEEEKKEWEWMRWFPHVWNEHKDVRFLACGPRMIGQMLERLFPILNTRKIAHADSYDASEHSPLYVFFVSRLQHIEEDAIMPLLLQHERAVGACTFLLAERKEELPMECDWVVEVKQGRARIIETHSSEEKGFNQQASMCKVDVTPLSHCGKAARRMAPMRMRQSAAGAIPRVCTLFDLYNVSRVEDLQIAERWQENRYPQTLPVPIGVREGGKPVTLNIHDKIERNGHGPHGLMAGTTGSGKSEVIQSIIASLAITYHPHEVAFMLIDYKGGGMSNTFAGLPHVIGTITNLEDPNIIQRAQISLNAELERRQKLFVKSGVQDIDEYYKTEWRDKDPLPHLVIVIDEFAQLKKEEPEFMNELVSIAAIGRTLGVHLLLATQKPAGVVDEKIWTNSRFRICLRVQDDADSREMLDMTDASKITVPGRGYLMVGKKEILEFFQSAWSGAPYDPAEEEFTEDIELALVSIDGTREVKKRVKKTSEKKQKQLQVLIQHIKKVAHEQGITPLPGPWTEPLPAQIPLQDFYPSWNAEQWTREKKLLAPVIGLVDDVENQVQYTLPLHLTQGHLLVYGMPGKGKTTFLQTLMTSLILTHTPEEVHMYAIDFSRQLREYSAFPHVGGVVQDDEKEKLGRLFRFLLKEVHFRKEKFAAAGGTSLESYIRLTGESLPAIVVYIDGYLQFRTMFETENEQLGQLLREGAGYGVYFVITTNQGSDMYDRYRNLIPLAVSFELADPSEYYYAVGRPAFAGTNLPQGRGFVKGSLPPYMFQAILPYMGEEVEHLKKLRYLARHMHEVWDGKEAKAIPVLPTSFTLQDIEQQRGQMTVGLEAEELDIHSFALEDVGHVLVGGRMEGGKTSTLQTMILSLAQDRAPDELYVYLIDPNPKPNGLYAVSSLPHVRKFASDEVQMQEVFEELVKQMDEVKTQPFMQESGLQRPLTVLVIDDGDSFAQQISYSYEIKDYVERIAKFGRDKGVYIIMAATLSNLSNYSHEGWFAEFKKKYAGYLLGSTYSNDVYFYNIRIPHQETDQELPPGEGYFIKRKHIKVKTALPAASSEELARYVSQICERWGIAQNKV
- the proS gene encoding proline--tRNA ligase; translation: MKDQVKEITSMEEDFAQWYTDIVKKAELVDYSSVKGCMILRPYGYAIWENIQRVMDERLKEKGHENVYMPMFIPESLLQKEKDHVEGFAPEVAWVTHGGEEKLAERLCVRPTSETLFCEHFSKIVQSYNDLPKLYNQWCSVVRWEKTTRPFLRTTEFLWQEGHTVHATAEESHAETIDILNLYAWFCEEYLAIPVVKGQKTEKEKFAGAKATYTIESLMHDGKALQTATSHNFGTNFTEAFDIKYLNKNGRWEHAHQTSWGMTTRTIGAMIMVHGDNNGLVLPPKIAPTQVIIIPIAQHKEGVLEKAAALQERIAKVARVKMDAGSKSPGWKFNEYEMKGVPIRVEIGPKDIENNQAVLVRRDTKQKEIVTLDALETRITELLHDIHQSMFARAKAARDEKTYVAHSMEDMQKIADEKQGFIQAMWCGALACEERLKEEVGVTSRCIPFEQVQHTTSCVCCGKEAKHMVYWGKAY
- a CDS encoding WXG100 family type VII secretion target, producing the protein MGRILVNPQRLEDASRTLRDTARDFQRITEILTRSIHQATWESSQKAQVERKLAEWHRISRMLVQTLEEQGGFLQKKAMDFRRTDEEVGRSISFGNMAASFASTIAFSKLQNVQGIKVSNPSLFSLESSSIKGSQDTTLHAVSGDLFAAHISQASGYNEVGQAVTGESRAALEFTDTAVGDIGAGISISTGSLFAGIDFGGEQDPEETALVKEKLQQFLKIS
- a CDS encoding vWA domain-containing protein, with amino-acid sequence MEYRIQATQQTPAYIIYLLDVSASMNQLMEASGEQKRRIDVVTEALASAIRQMVFRSTKGSRIAPRYRISILAYSDHVFDVLGGMKSIDEVARMRPLEGIQTQRLTDTAKAFSVVEKLLQEQLPHLQDCPAPLVCHMTDGASTGEDPEPIAKRIMNMRVPDGHVLLENIFISDEMLVEPIAQTKKWKGIMKETELQEEYGKKLKQMSSVIPESYREMMIETGYSIQPGALMMLPGTSADLVSLGFQMSAATPVR